TGGAGGCAAGCCAACACGGCATCTTCCGACCGGTCCGGGAGCTGTTGAAGCTTGCGTTTCCAATCCGGGATGCCCTGCAAGAATCCGGCGCCGTCCTGCTGAGCCAAGACCTTCCAACCGCCATAAAAAGTTTTTTCACGCATGGGCATGGGCCAGGGGGCGTGCCCCTGATCCAGAAACCCCGCACACCATTTGATGAGTTCCTGATTGATTTCCTCCTGAATGGAGGTTTCACACATGTGATCGCACCATGCAGCCAGCGTCTGTTGGGTCGCCAGATTCTGCCGTGCTTGATCTGCCTGTTGACGCAATGAAACGTGAGCGTCCCGATGGGTGCCACGGGACTGAAGGGCGGTGAATAACACCGTCACATGCGGGTCTTCGCACGCCTTGCCATACACCGCATCCCTGACATCGGGAGGCACCATGCCGGTGCCATGAATCAGGAGCGTCCGCAAAATTTCGAGGTGGGAAACGTTCCGTGTGCCGATCGTGACAAAATGATTCCCGGCGAATGGCCCGACCGCATCGGTGATCGCGTTTTCCAAGATCCGGCCCTGCCGGTACAGGTCACGGAATTCCCGATTGGATAAATAGCCTCGCCCCCCCAGAAAGGTTTCGGCCTGGGCAATCGCCTCGTGGATATGCAAATGTTCCAGGCCATGCAGGGGATTGTGGTGAATGAAGGTCTGCATGGGCCAGAACTGAGAAATCGATTCCCCCGCCAAATGAATCAGCGATCTAACCTCAATACGCTCGATATCCTTAAATGACTGAAGTTCCTGCGCCGTGGCAACCGTCATCTTCTGCGTCCTCTGGTGTGTGGCATCATCCGTTCAACACAGTTAGGCCAGCATGGCAAGCAATCCTGCCATGCCCATCAACAACAATAGTGTCCACAGTTCATAAAACGATAAATCATAATCGGGAACATCGGATCGGGGTTTTCCGAATGCGGTCCGATGCAGTAGCGTGGTAAAGACCCAACTGATTGAGAGCCACACCGTAAACACCAACAACCAAACCGGAAGCAGGGCGTGTGACCCGGAAACGTCGAACGGGAGAGTCCTAAACCCGCCAACCATCGGCAGCACCGGCAACAGCATGATAAGAGAGATCAGGAACGTAAAGACCCCCCGAAAACGTGGCAGCCCCGAACCCAACCCTTGCAGCGTGACCAGATTATGTGTCCCGTATCGTTCATATAAAAAGGCATACGAACACAACATCGCACTCATCAACAACGCGACCGCGATCCCGAACGGAATTCCCCAGACGGCAATGTGTGGCAACTCACCGATCAACCCCCATAGTAATGCGAGGAGGGTAATGGTGGCATTGGCGATGCTTTCACGAGGAAGAAGGTGCCCCATGGCTTTCAGTGAGGTATAGATGGCGCTTGCCAGCGCAAGCACCGGAATAAGCTCCATCCCATCCAAAGGGAGAAGGCCTTCCAGGTCCTTGAGGCGGGACAGCCCCGAAGCCAGCCAGACCACAACCCAGACACCGGCAAGCGATTCCCGGGAAGATCTGACGATTCCCAAAAATGGCAGATGAAAAGGAACCAGCGGCAAAAAGGTGATCAACAGAAACAGCACTCCGACAATGTGAACGCCTTCCTCCATGAAGACCGCCAGAACTTCGAGTATCATGGCGAAGAAAACATGCACCAGGGCCAGGCTCTTTTGAAGCGAGGCGACCATATGCCGGGCCAGAATAAACCCGGCATAACCGAGAAGGCCGATCAGGCATAGCCCCTTGATCGGTTCCACATTGAACACGCCCCCCAGGCCGAGTCCCCCAAGCAAAATGATGGGCGCCACGTCACCGGAGCCTTCTGTTGAGTCTTTTTGACCAAAGATGCCGCAGAAACAGGCAAGCAGAATCGCGGCGGCCAGGAAAATTGAAGAGGAATCGGATGTGGTGTTCCATCCGAGCAAGCCCAGGACTCCGCTGGCCACCAAAATGGCAGAGATCCCGATCCCCCACAAAGCCGAAGGCACGTTTCGCCCGGTTGTGTTTTCTGCCATTAGAAGACCCGGATCGGCAGAGAGAAGCACAGAGTGGTTATTTTTAAAAGACATGCTCATCTGACCAGGGTTAATACCGGTAAGCCACTTTCTCCGCCAAGCGGAGCAGGGCAGCACCCAGTTTTTTATACAGTCCATCTACATAACACCGGTTGATAAGCAAAACCCAACCGGTCTGCCGTATCGAAAGTACCCAATGGGGGTTGAGAATTTTCTGTCCACGGGCCGTGGTGTACATAACCAGCCAACCGAACAGCACCACCAGCGTGGATATTATGATCAGCGCATCGAATACCTGGGGCTGAAAGGCCGCGGCCTCGAAAAACCCATCGGCGACGCCCGGCTCCGGATAGAGAAAATGCGTGAAGGATTCACCCGCCCATAAATAGATGAATCCGATAAAAAACAACGTCGCGATCATTGCACCGGCAACCTTCCAGGAAGCCACGGCCTGCAAACGATAAAGGCTGAAAATCGCCTGAGAAGCCGTCACCCATCCGAAAAAGAGAAAGATTACCGCCCCGTGATCATCTCGAAGAGGCACGTCCAACACACCATGGGCCACCAAAAGAATAAACAGCGGCATCAGCAGCGTCACGCTCAACCCGGTTGTCCAGGTCAACGTGGTCGGCAGCTTGGTCGGTCGGTGACCGGAGGTTGGTGGAAATTTCGGCTCATGTCGCGCGGCTTGAATGATACTTCCCGAAGCCAGAAAGAGGGTGGCCTTAAAGAATCCATGCGCGATGAGGTGGAAGATGGCGAGGGCAAAGGCCCCCAGGCCACACTCCATAATCATGTACCCCATCTGTCCCATGGTGGAAAAACCCAGGGTTTTCTTAATGTCATTCTGAACCAACATCATCGAGGCTCCAAGCAGAACAGTGCAGAATCCCACGATGAACACGAGATGAAGGGTCGACGGAGACAGGGCGTACAACGGGGCCAACCGGTTCAGCAGAAACCCGCCGGCGTTGATGATCCCGGCATGCATGAGGGCGGAGACCGGCGTCGGGGAATCCATCGTGTCCGGAAGCCAGACGTGCAATGGAAATTGCGCGGATTTGGCCATCGCGCCGACGAAAATCAGCAGTCCGATGACCGGTACGATACTGATTTCAAAGGGGAACCCGGACCACAACCGGATCATCGGAGGATCCGAAGCCGCCAGTTGAAACACGACCGCAAATTCAAACGTGCCGAAATACTGATAAATAAGCAGAAGGCCAGAGAGAAAGGTGATATCCCCGATTCGATGAACCAATAACGTTTTTCGCGCATACTCACATGCCGCGGGATAAGAAAAATTGAAAGCCAGCAGTAGATACAACACCCAGCTTAATAATTGCCAGAACAAAAACAACATCAGGAAATTGGCGCTGGCGACCAAGGAGAGGATGGTGAAGGTCATCAACCCGAGTAACCCGAAAAACCGCTGGTACCCCGCATCACCCTGTAAATACCGGCGGGAATACAGATGAATGATTACACTGACACTGGAGATAAGCACCATCATTACCGCTGTCAGCCGGTCGACCAACATCCCGAACGTCAGTGCGGAAGAAGCCCCCTGCCCCCACGACCAGAAGGTGAGTTGAAACGGGCCTTCGGTACTGACGTGGTACAGGGTCAGAAACGAGAAAAAACTGGACCCGGCGGTGGCGACGATCCCGATCAACGCCACGCGGGATGCCAGACGTTTCCCCTGCCAACCAATCAGCATGGCGGCCAGCAGCGGGAGGAGAGGAATGAAAACGGCTGTGGTCATATGGAGTCACCAACAGTCTCAAGGGCGAAGCGGCATCGGGAACATTCCGATAGCACAATCGCCGAGACGGAAATTCCTGTAATTAATATCGTGTCTCGTTCCGATCAAACATGATCCTTTTACTTAACGATTGATGGTGCGATAAGCAATAATGTGTTAGACCCAACTCATGGGCCTTTCGGGTTCTCACATCTTGGTGCCTTTGGGGAGAGAAAATCATGCCCGTTGAAACACGCCGGCCACATGTCCCATCAGTAGGATAGGGATTCCCGGCCCGATTCATTTAACAGAAAGGAGAAGGACCTCTCATGCTAATAATGCTGAAAATCTTTCATGAAACCGTTTTCCTGCTGAGCGAAAGGCAAGGGGGCTTCTTACTCTCAAAATGAGAAGGAGTAGTATGCCCTGAAATTCTCTTGAAGAATCACGCCTGCGGAGTACATAGCCCCTTCCGAGGTTTTAATATATATATATATTGAGCGAACATACGGGGGGGGAAGCATCTAAATATCCGCACACCCCCTTATTTCATGGGCAGAACAGGGAGGTTGATCATGATTTCCTTCAATCGGGTAACGGGTGTATACGCCTGTGTGTTGGTGACGGCAGCAGTGGGTACCCTAGGTTTTGTTTCATTGGTGTTTGGAGAGACAGCAATTCGCTCTGACTATGATAGAGACGACTACATTCTCTATATGGCTACCGTCATCCAAAATGATGGCAGCAAGCCGGGGTTAACAGATGACACGGCAACAGGCGCCACCAGTGAAATTGTCAGACAGGGAGTGGGGGAGCCCAGCGGGCTATCCGGTTCTCGGGGAGATGCATCGGTAGAGGTAAACGTTGGAAAGAACAAAAAACTGCCGAACCCGCCGAGCTACTATGCCATCACGGGGCTAGGCCTAGAGGAACGCAAAAACAACCCCTGCCTCCTGAAGCTGTATGGGACATTGGTGGATCCCCGTTACCAGGGAGGGATAAGAGTGGTTGCGGAACAGGAACTTGAGCGGTGCAAGCACCTGTTAGGGGGGATTGACTACAAAGACGTTAACTTTCCGGAGAGCGAAAAGAATTTTGACTTTACCAAAGATGGCAAACATTTTATCCGTAAAGTGAAGGTGTGTGGCGGGCATGCCGGGCTGCTTCCTCAACAGGCGCATAGTCACCAAATGTGGGAAATCAAGGGAGTCAAAATCATGGCCTCAGAAGTCAAACTCGAAGACTCGCCAGCATTAAATCCTGCCGTCATCGAGCTTCAGAACATAGAGGAATTTACCCGGGCCAACTGCCTCAACAAAGTTGAACAGGCAGCAGAAAATAAACCTGGTTGGAGCGAGTGGTCAGCATGTCCCACCGGACAGGTTGCCACGGG
The Nitrospiraceae bacterium DNA segment above includes these coding regions:
- a CDS encoding NADH-quinone oxidoreductase subunit L codes for the protein MTTAVFIPLLPLLAAMLIGWQGKRLASRVALIGIVATAGSSFFSFLTLYHVSTEGPFQLTFWSWGQGASSALTFGMLVDRLTAVMMVLISSVSVIIHLYSRRYLQGDAGYQRFFGLLGLMTFTILSLVASANFLMLFLFWQLLSWVLYLLLAFNFSYPAACEYARKTLLVHRIGDITFLSGLLLIYQYFGTFEFAVVFQLAASDPPMIRLWSGFPFEISIVPVIGLLIFVGAMAKSAQFPLHVWLPDTMDSPTPVSALMHAGIINAGGFLLNRLAPLYALSPSTLHLVFIVGFCTVLLGASMMLVQNDIKKTLGFSTMGQMGYMIMECGLGAFALAIFHLIAHGFFKATLFLASGSIIQAARHEPKFPPTSGHRPTKLPTTLTWTTGLSVTLLMPLFILLVAHGVLDVPLRDDHGAVIFLFFGWVTASQAIFSLYRLQAVASWKVAGAMIATLFFIGFIYLWAGESFTHFLYPEPGVADGFFEAAAFQPQVFDALIIISTLVVLFGWLVMYTTARGQKILNPHWVLSIRQTGWVLLINRCYVDGLYKKLGAALLRLAEKVAYRY